Genomic segment of Benincasa hispida cultivar B227 chromosome 1, ASM972705v1, whole genome shotgun sequence:
TTACTTATTGTATTGGAGACGATAATTCTTTGAAAATGGATTAGTAGATGTCATGAGTCACGAgtataatgaaatttcaattatACTTGTATTCCTCTTGATGAAAGCTAGTTGGAAATGTGGTAGATTTGCCCACTCTGATATTAGTCTTCCTTGATTGGTGTCCCTGTCATGGCATTTTGGTGAACTTGCTTTTTCACACACAAGAAATATGCTTTAGATTTTACCATGTTGTACTTCTGCTGGCAAATCATTAGTACTAAAAAATGTGTATGCAACAGGTTTCTGGGTGCCATTAAGCAGTATCTGTGTCTTTCATTGTTGAAGAACAGTGCTTCAACTCTTATGATTATATTTCAGCTATCGTGCTCCATTTTCATCAGTCTGGTATCACGATTTAGAGCTGGATTAAAAGCAGAGATTGGAGTCTTTTTCCCCATGATCGTTCTTAGAGTGTTGGAAAATGTCGCTCAACCAAACTTTCAACAGAAGATGATAGTGCTTCGATTTGTAGAAAAACTGTGTGTTGATTCCCAAATATTGGtggatatttttattaattatgattGTGATGTCAATTCATCCAACATATTTGAGAGGTAGGTCTGCAACTTTTCAAACATGATGCTTGGTATTCTAGCAATAGGAATTCTCACCTGATGCCTGATCCTTTCAGAATGGTCAATGGACTTCTTAAAACTGCTCAAGGTGTTCCTCCTGGTGTAGCAACTACACTACTGCCACCTCAGGAATTGACCATGAAACATGAAGCTATGAAGTGCTTAGTTGCTATCTTGAAATCAATGGGAGACTGGTTGAATAAGCAGCTAAGGATTCCAGATCCTCATTCCACCAAGAAAATTGAAGTGGCTGAAAACAACTCTGTTAGTGTTCCAATATCAAATGGCACTACTGATGAGCATGGTGAAGGTTCAGATTCCCAGTCTGAAGTTTCCACTGAGACTTCTGATGTTTTAACAATTGAGCAACGTCGTGCCTACAAGCTTGAACTCCAGGTAAGCTGCCGTTCTCTCTTCTGTTGCAACATCTCCATCCTTTCCTGCATTGTCAGTTAACTATCGTGGAACTACTTGATGATTTGTGGCAGGAAGGTATATCACTTTTCAATCGCAAACCTAAGAAAGGAATTGAATTTCTTATCAATGCTAATAAGGTGGGAAGTTCACCTGAGGAGATAGCTGCATTTCTTAAAGATGCGTCTGGTTTGGACAAGACTCTGATCGGTGATTATTTAGGGGAGAGGGAAGACTTATCACTTAAAGTAATGCATGCATATGTGGATTCCTTTGATTTTCAAGGATTGGAGTTTGATGAGGCTATTAGAGCACTCCTTAAAGGTTTTAGGTTGCCCGGTGAGGCACAAAAAATCGATCGTATCATGGAAAAGTTTGCTGAGCGTTATTGCAAATGTAATCCAAAAGCTTTCATAAGTGCTGATACGGCCTATGTTCTTGCATACTCTGTCATATTGCTTAATACTGATGCCCATAACCCGATGGTGAAGAATAAGGTCTGATCACTCTCTCTGATAACCTGGTTGTGATGTTAAAGTGAGAACGCTGatataatttcctttttttctggCTGATTAATATGCAGATGTCTGCTGAAGATTTCATTAGAAATAATCGTGGCATAGATGATGGTAAAGATTTGCCTGAGGAGTATCTGAAATCATTATATGAAAGGATATCAAGAAATGAGATTAAAATGAAGGATGATGAATTGGCTCCTCAACAGAGACAGTCTACAAACTCCAACAAACTCTTAGGCTTTGACAGCATCCTTAATATTGTGATTCGTAAGCGAGGGGAGGACCAGAACATGGAAACCAGTGATGATCTTATCAGGCATATGCAAGAACAATTTAAAGAGAAGGCTCGCAAAACTGAGTAAGATTGGATGGCTTTCCATGAAAATCTTCACTGCtttactttttcttcttcatgattttttattttttctgatCTGCACACAGAACTGAATTTAGGCTGTGGTTTGATCTTTGAATATTTGTATTTGCTTTACACCTAGAAGCTAATATTTTCCCATAAAAATTCTGAGCTTCATGAAAGTTCCTTTGAAATGTGACTCTGGTTGGTTCATAAATCGAATTTTCTTGTCATTTTTTAGGTCAGTTTATTATGCAGCGACAGATGTTGTCATTCTTAGATTCATGATTGAGGTATGCTGGGCTCCTATGCTGGCTGCCTTCAGTGTTCCACTTGACCGAAGTGACGATGAAGTAATTATAGCTTTATGTCTTGAAGGCTTTCAATACGCTATCCATGTTACTGCAGTAATGTCCATGAAGACTCACAGAGATGCTTTTGTGACTTCTCTTGCAAAGTTTACCTCCCTCCACTCTCCTGCTGatatcaaacaaaaaaatattgatgCAATTAAGGTTGGTTTTTGTATGTTCTGTCTTCTGTTTTTATCTTGTTGTCAGGGTATGGGTGCCCACTCCTTGCATTAATTATGCTCATGTCTCATCCCTACTGTGAGGAAGATTTGCTCACTCCAAGACCAGCTTAAGGAGACAATTAgagttttatattatttaaattttccaTATGAAGGTTTGAACTAGGACCTTTGAGAGATTCTTTAACTATCCTAAGCCCTCACCATATGCTAGCCCTTTGGGTACTTTTTGCAGTTTAAATCACATAAGTTGGAGTAATAGGTCCATCGCTACAATGAGGTGATGTCTCGTTGTAGTCCATACACATTCCAGCTTGTAGTTGGCTTGGTGACCTGTTACCCAACCTCCATGAATTAGTAATCAACAATTGATATAAACTTCAAAACAGGAAAAAATTCCATAGTACAACTGAAATTATAGAACCATAAGTGAACCCCCTTGCCCATATTAGGGCAAACTTTATGCATTATTAATTCTGGATGGAAGACAAATTCCAGCTTAATATGATGGAAGGTGAAAGGTACTCAAAGTAGGTTCTGAGTTTCAGTAGTGTCAGTAACAAGCCCCATTACCGTTCATGGATATTCTACTAACTTAAACCTGCCTTCATCAGTCGGTGATAAATAATAACCGACGTTTCACCTATTTAAGGACCTTTAACATGTTTATTTCCCCTAGATGAAGTATTTGAGAATGAAATTGACTTTTGGCAATTTCTGAAAGAACTGTTTTTAATGTCTTGTACTTTTGTGGAATATGAATCTGATTGTGTAAATGTGTTATCTGAAATTTCAATAGGCAATAGTTAAGATTGCAGACGAGGAGGGAAATTTTCTACAAGAAGCATGGGAACATATTTTGACATGTGTTTCTCGGTTTGAGCATTTACATCTCCTGGGCGAGGGTGCTCCTCCAGATGCCACTTTCTTCGCTTTTCCTCAAAATGAGTCTGAAAAGTCAAAGCAATCCAAGGCAACTATGCTTCCAGtattgaaaaagaaaggagTTGGGAGGATTCAATATGCAGCTGCTGCTGTGATGAGGGGATCATATGATAGTGCTGGTATAACTGGCAATGCTTCCGGTGTCACATCGGAACAGATgaacaatttagtttctaatCTCAACATGTTAGAACAAGTTGGAAGTTCCGAAATGAACCGCATCTTCACTAGGAGTCAAAAGTTAAACAGTGAAGCTATTGTGGACTTTGTTAAGGCACTTTGCAAAGTTTCCATGGAGGAGTTGCGTTCCACGTCTGATCCTCGTGTCTTCAGTCTTACAAAGATAGTTGAGATTGCGTATGAACTCTTGTCCTTTTCATTTTTTGGAACCTCGGTTATTACTCCTGCTTAATGATTAGCACGGATTTGTTTATTACAGAATTCATAATGCAGTTTGCTAACATTTCAGGCACTATAACATGAATCGCATCCGACTTGTATGGTCAAGCATCTGGCATGTGCTTTCTGATTTCTTTGTGACCATTGGATGCTCTGAAAACCTTTCAATTGCAATATTTGCTATGGATTCCTTGCGTCAATTATCCATGAAATTCTTAGATCGAGAAGAGCTGGCGAATTACAACTTTCAGAATGAATTTATGAAGCCTTTTGTCATTGTTATGCGTAAGAGTAGTGCTGTTGAGATTCGAGAATTGATCATTAGATGTGTTTCTCAGATGGTCTTGTCCCGAGTTAATAATGTTAAATCCGGATGGAAGAGCATGTTCATGGTATGGAAAGCCTATGTGAACTCCATCCTACTTTTTTATTCTATTCGTTTATGACTTTAACCTTGCTTATCGTCTTTGATTTCTTGATGAAATGTTGTTCTGTCTTTATTTTCAGGTCTTCACTACAGCTGCTTATGATGACCACAAGAATATTGTTCTTCTGGCCTTTGAAATAATTGAGAAGATTATAAGAGACTATTTCCCATACATTACGGAGACTGAAACAACCACCTTTACAGATTGTGTAAATTGCCTAATCGCATTTACCAATAATAGGTTCAACAAGGACATTAGCCTCAATGCCATTGCCTTTCTACGGTTCTGTGCAACCAAACTTGCTGAAGGAGATCTTGGATCCTCATCAAGGAGCAAGGACAGGGAGCTCTCTGGAAAAAGTTCTCCTCTTTCTCCCCAGAAAGCAAAAGATGGCAAACACGATGCAGATATGAACGACAAAGACAACCATCTCTATTTCTGGTTCCCTTTGTTAGCTGGTATAATAACGCTGCTGATTTTGCATCTAATTTAAACTGCCAGGCATTTGTATCCAGACaatatataattattgtttttggGTAATCTAGCTTGGTTTTGCTAGAGTAACTTTTCACTTCCTTCATTCTAATGATGTCAAGTATTTTGTTTCGGATTTTGCAGGCTTGTCAGAATTGAGCTTTGATCCCAGGCCTGAGATCCGAAAAAGTGCCTTACAAGTGTTGTTTGATACCTTACGCAAGCATGGCCACCTTTTCTCGTTACCATTATGGGAACGGGTTTTTGAGTCTGTCTTGTTTCCAATATTTGATTATGTCCGACATGCTATTGATCCATCAAGTGCAAGTTCATCAGAGCAGGGAGTTGATAGCGAGAATGGTGAACTTGATCAGGATGCCTGGTTGTACGAGACATGTACCTTGGCTCTGCAACTAGTTGTTGATCTATTTGTCAAATTTTATAGTACCGTCAATCCCCTTTTGAAGAAAGTGTTGACACTTCTTGTTAGTTTTATTAAGCGTCCTCACCAAAGCCTTGCTGGCATTGGAATTGCTGCATTTGTTCGCTTGATGAGCAATGCAGGAGATTTATTTTCTGAGGAGAAGTGGCAAGAAGTGGTTTTCTCATTAAAAGAAGCAACAACTGCGACACTTCCCGATTTCACTTTCCTAGTCAATACCGAGTCTACGATAAGGAGCCACAGACTTGAGTTAAATGTGGAGAAAAATGCAGAGACCAATGGTTCTGAGTTACCCGACGATGATTCCGAAAGCCTGACAGTGCAACATGTTTACACTTCAATATCTGATGCCAAATGTCGAGCTGCTGTTCAACTTTTATTGATACAGGTAGGTTCTGTAAGCTTACCCGTCTCTTTCTGCTTATTGCATTACAACATATGTGTCATTCTTCAATATTTTAGTCTCAAGGAatcgaatataattattggTGGGTAATGTAGAATGCGATATTGTTGTATACATGGAAGTATTAGCTAGCTGTTGTTGAAATAAAGATGGTAATACAAAATCTGATGCTTTGTAATTTGAATCAGATATAGTTGTGGATGTAAGGACCCCTGAAGTTGAACAATTTAAGTTGCTTGTTTTGCTGATAAAATTGGAGAAGCTTCTTATTTGTTTATATAACTTGCAAATGTCCAACTTTTCTGCTGTTTTGGATAAAATCTGACAGTTCTCTTGTAAAATTTTGCAGGCGGTTTTGGAGATCTACAACATGTATAGGTCTCACCTTTCGACTAAAAATGTGTTGGTCCTATTCGATGCTTTACACAGTGTAGCATCTCATGCTCATAGCATTAACACCAGCGGGCCGATACGTTCAAAGCTACAAGAGTTTGCCTCCATAACACAAATGCAAGACCCTCCGCTGTTACGGCTCGAAAACGAATCTTACCAAATTTGCCTCTCTTTTGTACAGAATCTCATTGTGGATAGACCTCATTGTTATGAGGAGGCAGAGGTCGAATTGTACCTTATTAAACTTTGCCGCGAGGTATTGCAGTTCTATGTTGAAACAGCGCGGTATGGGTATGTGGTTGAAGGATCGATTAGTAGTGGCACACAACCTCATTGGCCAATTCCCTTAGGTTCTGGCAAGCGAAGGGAGTTAGCTGCTCGGGCACCTCTCATCGTTGCGATTCTTCAGGCTATTTGTAACCTAAACGAGGCTTCGTTCGAGAAGAATTTGGCCGGCTTCTTCCCATTACTGTCTAGCTTGATAAGTTGTGAACATGGATCGAATGAGGTCCAAGTAGCTCTCAGTGAAATGCTCAGTACTTCGGTCGGTCCCATTTTGCTTCGGTCTTGTTGATCTACTCGGTAAGTCCAGACCTCACATTTTGAGATGTATGATAAAATTTTTATGAAGCCTTATagtcgttttttttttctctttgttccaattgatttttcattacattttctttttctgcttCAATTATGTTAGCATAAGTTTAGGGTTGTAGCATAAAGAGGTAGCCATGGTTTCGAATTTTCGCTAGTAATTCTAAACCGTATTGAATCTAATTTATTCTGGAGAGTCACCCCTcctttcatttatattaatcgcTGTAGAGTTTCTTATATATgttcatttatatttttctcCCAAGAAGatagtccttttttttttttgtctcgtTTATCTACTCTTTGTGCATAAGGCAGGCAGGAGATGTCGGAGATGTCCCGATATAAGCATAGCTCTACTGTAATTGACATTTACTCATCTTGAGATTGAAAGTTTGAATCTCtatactcaattgtattgaaaaaaaaaaaaaaaatcatgcgcTAGCCAGAAAGAGGTATCCTCTTAAGTTCCCTAGCAGAAGATTAAGTTAGAACTTATgtcttgattttttaatttaataggtctctaaactttaaaattatatttttattaaaaaaattgaaacgaTCTAATAAAtctcaactttcaattttttattgaacTATAGATATCCTCTTTGGGTGAGGAATCCTTATTCAAAGTCTAGTTGATttagttgggttgagttgggtttgtttttctttttagattcAATTTTGGGATGAGTGTCGGTGTGGGTGTGATCatgttgattttaattattttatttaacttgtTTTTGTTAATCTTTTTACCGTTTGAATTTATTGATTACAAACAAATAAGATGACTAATAAACAAGCTCTTTCACATTTTATTGTGTTAAAAAGGTCATTTAATGATTAATGAAGAGATTATACACCATCCAAACTAATTTAATGATTTAGTAATTCCGAATCAATCACTATCCCACCACATGTTGCAGCTGTTTGGTTAGCTTAGCAACTTAGACTCTTAACATATTCTTCTCAAAGTAAAATAATTGATGCGATTCTCCATTAATTAAAACTGTACTTTGAAAAATCATTGTAGTTTCTAGGACCAAAAAATAGAAGGCAACGAtatcaaaaacaatttttttatggaATAGTTTAAAGGATTAAATATTATTGCTTTTCACTTTTATGAAGCAGCTGGATATTAATGAGGGTGGATCTAGTGTAGTTTGGAGAGCAAATACATTAtcatttagaaataaaataaaaaagattaattatgTTTTTTACTTTTTGGAAGAAAAACTAGTAACCATCCGATCTCAATGTAtactattattgttatttttattattatttttttttttgaaaaagattaaCCAACGAACATTTAGACGTTAAttacaaatcaaataaaatccaataacaaCTAATTAAAATCGGTGCccctcattttcttttttagaaaaaggtaaacaAGTTCACGGACCCGGCATTTATCTGAATTAAGGCTCCAAGTTGATACAACTCCACGATCTAAGTTTAACTCATacttaattaactttatatttagaatttaaaGTGACTATATGATCAATTATGAGAGTGAAAGattgaatcaattttaaaaagaaaaaaatttgaaccaTCAATATTTGAAATGATAATTAGTATCTCATCTCTTAGGCTATATAGATTAACTCGATAAAGAGTCTAATTTTATAATAGATTTCAATTTCATAACTTATTTAGTATGCTTATCTTTAACTTTCGTTCTAATATCTATAAtgaattgattaagaaatttaaattatttaataagaacaaaaagaaatatggcagagattatatatattgaaaagtttgaaattttaaaatattcaaatttatttacaaaGGGTTTCTACTAATAGTTTATtgtaaaattttccaaaaaaacaataaactattaaatgaaaagaaatacaGAATAGatgaactaaaatatataataatttaatgatATTCATTTGTCTCATAAAAAACAGTATGTCCCTTAAAGTAAGAAAATTGTTGAGAAGGGATGAAGCTATGGTGTTTGGAGCATGCAGCCAAATTGTACTTTAACCTGCACACAGTGTACTACTTTCTAGagggagagggaaaaaaaaagcaccaaaaataaaaaagcaaaTACTTAGGTAGAATCTAGATTGTATCTAAGCACCATACTCTTTCATTTTCTATACATATATAAAAGgaatatttttaatcattttctttttaaaatcgaCACGTGTCAATTTTTATTTGGGTGCAAGAGGTGCACCATAGATAGGTGCAGCAAAACAAAATGACATAATTAATGTCTCTCTTTACTCTAGAATTTCTATTATCAttgtaatatttattttttccattcACAACTTGACAAGTTATTTATTTGGACAAATTACGCAAATTATCGTTAAAGTAGGGTAATAGTTACAATTACATCCTTAAACTCCTAATCATAAAAATTGAGTGTTCAAACTTATATAAGTGTTTGACCTCCAAACTTGCATAATTATAGAAACGGTAACGATTATATTAGTTTGTGGGTTCAATTTCAACAACTATTGTAAGTCGGAGGGTTCAATTTACAAGTGAAAGTTTGAAGGTGTAATCACAACTATGAGCATGTGAATTTTGCAATTTGccttattaaataatatattattctAGTATATAAGGACCTTTACTTTTAGATTTCTGCATCTAATAGATactcaatttctaaaaaaatatcttaTAAACCAGAGATTTTGTAAACACAAAATCGAAAAATCTTGATAGATTAATTTAAACACAACCCTTATACTTTAGAGATTAAACTTACAACTACAAGCAATATACCATTATTGCTTTATATAAACAATTGGTTGAAACGAGTTCTTAAACCGACTCTAtatcaatttcataatttattaattctatatatatatatatatatagtagttTAGACAAACGTCTATCCATATGGTAGAAATTTGTTTGGAAGAGCataaaaaaacatgtttgaatATGTAGAAATGAGAGAGAGAGTGTGTGATTGGTGAGTGTGGTGGGAGTGTTGAAAGTGTCAGCGCCATCCCCGGGGGTTTCTGATGATGAATATTGAGAATGGCAAATGGCAAATGGCAAATGGCAAATGGCAGCTGCTGGTGCTGTGTTTTAGCTTGCATTTCCATTTGCCTTTGCCTTTGCCCACACACACTGGTTGCCCATTCAAACTACATTTTTCTTGGACTTTGTGCGCAGTCAAACTCTCTTTTAACCTTTTTACTTTTAACCCCTTTTCCCCCTCTTTTTActctctcttttcctttttcattttagattacaacaatatttggtatgcacaatttttttataccacttttatttattgtttgtcACGTTAATGCATTAGGTGGAAATTGGGATCCATTGATATTAAGTTAGGATctacaaatatttataaagtCAAATTTATAATGTGAACGAAAGGAATATGTTACTCTCTTGCAGTACTAGAAATTTTTTTAGTgttatttgagttttgtttatttttcatatatctTCTTGACAAAATTTCCTATACTACAATCGTATGGATAGTTTTTCACACTATCTTAACTTTGTGTCACATTAACATGCTTTTAGAAATAAGGTGAAACCCACTAATATTAATATAGGATCCACAAATATTTATGAGGTCAAATTTATAGTGTGAACAAAAGGAATATGCCACTTTtatagtattaaaaaaaatttcgatATAATCTAGAATACGATCATTTTCATACattttcttgagaaatttttttgacaattttttatACTACCTTTACTTATTGTATGTCGCATCAACAATAAAATGGGATTCACGAACAATTTTGGGAAAGAGCGCGTGTAGTGACGCGCGAAGAGAGTGAtgagaagaggaaaaaaaaagcgGTGTGGGTCACGCGCGAATAAGTTAGGGAATGGGTCCCACGTGGAGCGCAATTCCCGAGGACCCCACACGTGCTCCTCCTTATCTGACTGCATGCCCTTAATTCCGCAGATTCCTGCCACCCAAACAATAACCAACTTTCTTATCTTTTTacctctctttttatttttattttgttaaaaatattatttaattcatatattttaaaaattcatgacTAAATACACCTATTTAAAAAAGTTAaggactaaaaatatatattttaaaaatgatggaCTGTACACACCTATTCTTCTTAgagactaaaaaaatattttactctttaatttttgtttcattttaatctttgtattttaatttttacccgttagttatttttttaaaaataaataattttatttctttataaattaaaataaatttattaaaaactaaaattagacacaatctttatatatttttttcaattaggCTAATTCATTAGGTCCCTTATGTTTACTTTGATCTTGTATAATTAGGATTTCACCATTCAATTTCTGAAAGAGGATTTCACAATTTGCTCAAAATCACAAAAGCCTAACTGATTTCTTTtcatatgaaaattaattattggaatTCCATATATGAAAATGAACATGATGAGTTCTTATTCTAGTAAATTATGgcgttaattttttttttccttttttattaacAGGGCGATTTGGATCTTTATCTTGTCCACAAGGATATTTCTCAAGTGAAGAGGATAGAGGACGTTTAGAGTAAATACatgctctttcttttctttttaatttaacttCTAACATTTTAAACGAGAATAATCTTAACTAATTTGATTATACTTAGTTAGTGATAAGATTCATTTGATTCTATCTCAAATTGGTGAAAGAAACtacattaattattatattaaatcataataacaaaaaaaaataaatggttagattcaaatttttaaattatatctcaATTGACTTAGTATTTATATTATCAGAGGTTCgatttcttaccttaaaattttataaaaaaaatatttaaattaaaatattaaagaaattagaagagaagaaggttgtaacTAACATtcgatttttttataatattttggaTTAGCAtgaattaaattacattaaatttgaagaaaattttaaaaaaaaaatatatatatatatatatagattgaATTGGTTGATGCATTCATCAAAAAGATTTGAAGGGACAAAAAGACATTATTGAGGGGAGAGAGAAAACATGGGATGTTGGGGCCATtggataaaaataatataattgaattgattGTGTCAAAGAGAGAAGAGAGACTAGAGAAAGGAGGAATGGGGTGGGACCCACTCCCCACCGCCCATGCGCATGCTTTTCTATcttaccaatcccaacaccaaaaAAAACTCATCATCCTCCTCCTTCATCCCTCACCCTAAACCCTAATCTATATTTTTGTCGACTAGAGTATATTTCAATTTATtgtaatatatatgtattaaaaattatgatatttttttattgataattttcctttttataaattttatattaaaataaaaaaataaattgaccTTTTTATTTTATCGTAAACAAATCATGAAacgtaaatataacaaaatatatatttataaatttgttaatttgtttaaaaaacgTAAAAGgttttatttactaatttaaattttttttataaattttcttgaAATATATCCATCCACATCAACATTTTATCGATGTTGTTTTCTTCTTGGGAAATGTTGTTGGTTTGTTGTCGTTCTTTCACTTGTTTATACGCAATGTTCATGATTTTTCGATTTAGTTTCTTTTAGCCAATTTTATAATTCGACGATTAATTATCATTTCGGGGGTCTGTAGTTCAATTTTTTACTCTTACTATTGGTAAACAAAAAAATGGAATTCTAtaatcaaataaaagatttatgGCCTATTTGATAGagaatttaaaaatagaaatttgaaaacaatggaTTCAATGAAAACATagttgtattttatgttttcaaatatatgtttgCTAGaagatttcaaaaattgaattttacttTAAGCAGTtgatacaatatatttataaattataaaactacTAATATTTAGTGTtgacaataatattattaaaaataatcatataattattattgtataatgctatataatttataaacattacataatatacagtatattttgtaaaaaaaattagttgagtttataacatgactaattgtatttctaaatattattatttctatttaatataattctaaattttggacgttaaaaattaaaatctgaGTAACGAGAACACAAAAATATCGTTTTCAGAATTTGCACGGTTTGAATCACATATtctgaaaatagttttcaaaacaaaattcatgtggtcttccaaatacatatttattaaactcaatgaatctgaaaacataaaataaaatccgAATTCTTTACCAAACACGTCTTTAGAATTTAAAGGTTTCAATTTATAAAGAAAGTTGCTAACTAAATAAGGTGTATATATTTTTGCAACTCATTTAAGTCGAGTAGTAACTAGTAAGGATGGTACTGACAGGTGACATTTAACCAACATTAATTATTGCATACATGATTTGATGTTTATAAATCGTTACAATTAcctgaccaaaaaaaaaatctaaaaaacgaGGTATAGAATGAAATATTCATTCACAAGAccgttaagttttttttttaattatttattgggTGTTATTGAGTATATATGGATTTTATTGATattcattaaataatataatttatgttATTGATAATGAAATCAAACATACATTCGGGATAgataatatattcattttaaaatagtcctttcattttttataatgagtaaaagaaaattaaattaattactaaaatttCTAGTATTATGATAATATGGAAAAGTTTTCAAACTACCACAATCCTACCTTATCCATAGTGTAttgcttttttttcttcttcttcttcaaatttattGGGGGTATCTAATGCATCTTCGAAAATAGTAGATTTATTGTTggtcttttcttttccttggaAGTGAATCTATTTATATTTGTTAGTTGTCAGTGGGGGGTTACCAAATATT
This window contains:
- the LOC120088403 gene encoding brefeldin A-inhibited guanine nucleotide-exchange protein 2-like, which encodes MASSEAASRLSQVISPALEKIIKNASWRKHSKLAHECKSVIERLTLSPKPSSPSSPSSPTDSEAEGTLPGPLNDGGPDEYSLAESETILSPLINASSSGVLKIADPAVDCIQKLIAHGYLRGEADPSGGVEGKLLAKLIESVCKCHDLGDDALELLVLKTLLSAVTSISLRIHGDCLLQIVKTCYDIYLDSKNVVNQTTAKASLIQMLVIVFRRMEADSSTVPVQPIVVAELMEPIEKTDTDGSMTQFVQGFITKIMQDIDGVLNPVTPGKVSIGAHDGAFETTTVETTNPADLLDSTDKDMLDAKYWEISMYKTALEGRKGELADGEGERDDDLEVQIGNKLRRDAFLVFRALCKLSMKTPPKEAMADPQLMKGKIVALELLKILLENAGAVFRTSERFLGAIKQYLCLSLLKNSASTLMIIFQLSCSIFISLVSRFRAGLKAEIGVFFPMIVLRVLENVAQPNFQQKMIVLRFVEKLCVDSQILVDIFINYDCDVNSSNIFERMVNGLLKTAQGVPPGVATTLLPPQELTMKHEAMKCLVAILKSMGDWLNKQLRIPDPHSTKKIEVAENNSVSVPISNGTTDEHGEGSDSQSEVSTETSDVLTIEQRRAYKLELQEGISLFNRKPKKGIEFLINANKVGSSPEEIAAFLKDASGLDKTLIGDYLGEREDLSLKVMHAYVDSFDFQGLEFDEAIRALLKGFRLPGEAQKIDRIMEKFAERYCKCNPKAFISADTAYVLAYSVILLNTDAHNPMVKNKMSAEDFIRNNRGIDDGKDLPEEYLKSLYERISRNEIKMKDDELAPQQRQSTNSNKLLGFDSILNIVIRKRGEDQNMETSDDLIRHMQEQFKEKARKTESVYYAATDVVILRFMIEVCWAPMLAAFSVPLDRSDDEVIIALCLEGFQYAIHVTAVMSMKTHRDAFVTSLAKFTSLHSPADIKQKNIDAIKAIVKIADEEGNFLQEAWEHILTCVSRFEHLHLLGEGAPPDATFFAFPQNESEKSKQSKATMLPVLKKKGVGRIQYAAAAVMRGSYDSAGITGNASGVTSEQMNNLVSNLNMLEQVGSSEMNRIFTRSQKLNSEAIVDFVKALCKVSMEELRSTSDPRVFSLTKIVEIAHYNMNRIRLVWSSIWHVLSDFFVTIGCSENLSIAIFAMDSLRQLSMKFLDREELANYNFQNEFMKPFVIVMRKSSAVEIRELIIRCVSQMVLSRVNNVKSGWKSMFMVFTTAAYDDHKNIVLLAFEIIEKIIRDYFPYITETETTTFTDCVNCLIAFTNNRFNKDISLNAIAFLRFCATKLAEGDLGSSSRSKDRELSGKSSPLSPQKAKDGKHDADMNDKDNHLYFWFPLLAGLSELSFDPRPEIRKSALQVLFDTLRKHGHLFSLPLWERVFESVLFPIFDYVRHAIDPSSASSSEQGVDSENGELDQDAWLYETCTLALQLVVDLFVKFYSTVNPLLKKVLTLLVSFIKRPHQSLAGIGIAAFVRLMSNAGDLFSEEKWQEVVFSLKEATTATLPDFTFLVNTESTIRSHRLELNVEKNAETNGSELPDDDSESLTVQHVYTSISDAKCRAAVQLLLIQAVLEIYNMYRSHLSTKNVLVLFDALHSVASHAHSINTSGPIRSKLQEFASITQMQDPPLLRLENESYQICLSFVQNLIVDRPHCYEEAEVELYLIKLCREVLQFYVETARYGYVVEGSISSGTQPHWPIPLGSGKRRELAARAPLIVAILQAICNLNEASFEKNLAGFFPLLSSLISCEHGSNEVQVALSEMLSTSVGPILLRSC